GCTAAACTTCTGGCCGTCGAACCCCCACATGAAGCGTTCCATGTTTCCGGTCAGCCGGATCTCTAGAGCCCGGGTCGGCGTCCGCGTGTCGGGATTGGGCGTCAGGGCCAGCAGATCCTTGTAGACCAGCACCCGGTGGCCGACGCTTTCCAAGCCCTGACCAGGCTCACCGGTCCGATCGATCGGCATCGGCGAAATGGTCTGCACGCCAGGGCCCAGCTTGATCTGAGGCGCGTTCAGAGGGTCGCGCATCGACATCTTCATGCCGCCCATGTCGCCCATGACATCGGAGCCGCGCGGCTTGGGCGCGGCCATGCCAGGCGCAGCGGCCATGGCCGCCATGCCGTGCCCCATTGCGGCATGGTCCATGCCGCCCATGGCGCCTGAGCCGCTCATGTCCATGCCGCTCATGTCCATGCCCATGTCCTTCATGTTGGCCAGCGGGCGCTCGCGCAGCGGGGGAACTGAAGCGGTCATCCCCGCGCGCGGCGCCAACGTCGCGCGGCCCATGCCGGAGCGATCGACCGCCTCGGCCACCAGTGTGAAGGCCTTTTCCTCGGTGGGTTGGACGATGACGTCGTAGGTCTCGGCATTGCCGATCTGGAACTCGTCGACTTCGACGGGACGAACTGTCTGGCCGTCAGCGGCTACCACGGTCAGCTTCAACCCAGGTATCCGCACGTTGAACATCATTTGGGCAGCTGCGTTGATGAACCGCAGGCGCACCCGCTCGCCAGGCGTGAACAGGCCCGTCCAATTGTCGGTGGGGCCGTGGCCGTTGACCAGGAACGACATGACAGCGCCGGTGACGTCGGAGATATCGGTGGGGTCCATCCGCATCTTGCCCCATTCCATCCGCTCCTGGAGCGTCTGGTCCTTGCCGGCCATCAGGCTGGAGAGGGTCTGCTTTTGGTAATTGAACACGCCGGACTGCTGCTTCATGCGCTTGAAGATCACGTGGGGGTGCATAAAGCTGAAATCGGAGAGCACGATCACATGCTCCCGATCATAGGCGACCGGGTCAGGCTCGGCCGGCTCGATAACGAGGGGGCCGTAATGGCCCTCGGCCTCCTGAAGGCCCGAGTGGCTATGATACCAGTAGGTGCCCGACTGCTTGACCGGGAATTCGTAGACGAAGGTTTCGCCGGGCGGAATGCCGGGAAAGCTGACGCCCGGCACGCCGTCCATTTGGAAGGGAACGAGCAGCCCATGCCAGTGGATCGAGGTCTCCTCATCTAGGGTGTTGGTGACCGAGAGCCGGACGGTCTGACCTTCCTTCAGGCGGATCAAAGGGCCAGGAACGGTGCCGTTGATTGCCACGGCGTGTCCACGCTTACCGTCGATCGTCACCGGCGCATGGCCAATGGTCAGCTTGATGTCCTGACCCGACAGTGTGGGCAGGGTCGAAAGGAGGCCCGGCGTCGCGCTCTGTGCCCAGCTGGGGAGAAGAGCCACTGTTGCAAGGCCCGAGCCCATCGCGGCTGCTCCGCGCAACAACTGCCGGCGGTCAAATTGAGTCATCGTCTGAGGTCCTGCGACTGGTCACCAAGATGCAGCTAGTGCGATCTCGTACTTGTCACTACGTTTCGGTGCGATCTTAGCCCTCGCCGATCCTGATGATTTTTGGCGCGCTTCGTTTGGGTCCGTCACTGGCGCGCCGACGACTGGTGGAATTGCGGTTCAACAAGACAATGAGGGTTAACCTGCTCCCCACGCGTATATGCGGCAGGGCGGGGGCTAGAATGCAATTCGTTGATCAGATTGGGCGCGAAACAACGTCCTTCCCCAAGAGTCTGCCCGCGCTGACCTCGGTCCGCTTTGTGCTGGCTCTGGGAGTCGTGCTCTTTCACTACCAATTGCAATGGCCCTGGAACGCCATGGCCTCGACGGGCATCTTCAATCGAGCCGGGCTCGGCGTCGACGCCTTCTTCATTTTGTCTGGCTTCGTCCTCACCCATGCCTATCGTCAGGCGCTAGAAGACGGGCAGTTGAACTATCGCCGCTTCTTGGCGGCGCGCTTCGCCCGTGTTTACCCGGCCCATATCGCCGTTTTGGGGTTCGTGCTGGTGATGGTCGGCGCGGGAACCCTGATCGGCGCAGAGTTCGATCGGCGCCTCTACAATCCCCTCGGCCTGCTCACGACAGTCCTACTGGTGCATGCTTGGCTGCCTGAAACTGTCGTGGCGGAATGGAACGGTCCCTCATGGTCGCTGTCCGCCGAATGGTTCGCCTATCTCGCCTTTCCCGCCTTCGCCTGGATCGGCCTCGTCCTGGCCCGTCGACCCTGGATCCTGCTCGCCCTGTCGGCACTGGTCTTCGTGGCGCTGGATCTGGCCTATCAATCGGTGTTTGGGGACTTGGTCGTCCACGCCCAGCTGAACATGGGCATACTGCGGATCATACCCGAGTTTCTCTATGGGATAGGTCTCTACCGGCTGGGACAGCGGGTGCAGCTCACTCGGCGCCAGGCGATCGGCGCGGCCTGGCTGTCGGCAATCATTCTATTGCTGCTGATGCACTTCAAAGCGGACGAGCGGGTCGTTGTTGCTGCGGCTGGACCCTTGGTCCTCAGCCTGGCCCTTCTGTCGAAATCGGGCGCCGATCGCGCGGTCGCCCGGCCGTCGATGCTGGCCGCAGGCGAAGCCTCTTACGCCCTGTACCTGGTGCATATGCCCATCCTGATCGGATGGAAGGGCGTCAACTCCGCTCTGACTCAGCGGCCGAGCGCCTACG
Above is a window of Caulobacter henricii DNA encoding:
- a CDS encoding acyltransferase family protein: MQFVDQIGRETTSFPKSLPALTSVRFVLALGVVLFHYQLQWPWNAMASTGIFNRAGLGVDAFFILSGFVLTHAYRQALEDGQLNYRRFLAARFARVYPAHIAVLGFVLVMVGAGTLIGAEFDRRLYNPLGLLTTVLLVHAWLPETVVAEWNGPSWSLSAEWFAYLAFPAFAWIGLVLARRPWILLALSALVFVALDLAYQSVFGDLVVHAQLNMGILRIIPEFLYGIGLYRLGQRVQLTRRQAIGAAWLSAIILLLLMHFKADERVVVAAAGPLVLSLALLSKSGADRAVARPSMLAAGEASYALYLVHMPILIGWKGVNSALTQRPSAYVLAWWEVACLLMLTLVVAFAVHFFVERPARTWIRRSTDRLWPASSAKPTIAPGPQRSDI
- a CDS encoding copper resistance system multicopper oxidase, with amino-acid sequence MTQFDRRQLLRGAAAMGSGLATVALLPSWAQSATPGLLSTLPTLSGQDIKLTIGHAPVTIDGKRGHAVAINGTVPGPLIRLKEGQTVRLSVTNTLDEETSIHWHGLLVPFQMDGVPGVSFPGIPPGETFVYEFPVKQSGTYWYHSHSGLQEAEGHYGPLVIEPAEPDPVAYDREHVIVLSDFSFMHPHVIFKRMKQQSGVFNYQKQTLSSLMAGKDQTLQERMEWGKMRMDPTDISDVTGAVMSFLVNGHGPTDNWTGLFTPGERVRLRFINAAAQMMFNVRIPGLKLTVVAADGQTVRPVEVDEFQIGNAETYDVIVQPTEEKAFTLVAEAVDRSGMGRATLAPRAGMTASVPPLRERPLANMKDMGMDMSGMDMSGSGAMGGMDHAAMGHGMAAMAAAPGMAAPKPRGSDVMGDMGGMKMSMRDPLNAPQIKLGPGVQTISPMPIDRTGEPGQGLESVGHRVLVYKDLLALTPNPDTRTPTRALEIRLTGNMERFMWGFDGQKFSDATKPYAFDTGERVRVTLVNDTMMAHPIHLHGHFFELTHAPVGFGPRKHTVIVLPGGKVSWDITADPGDWAFHCHMLYHMHAGMFQVFSVRPLEGGAA